The Glycine soja cultivar W05 chromosome 8, ASM419377v2, whole genome shotgun sequence genome has a window encoding:
- the LOC114420857 gene encoding protein HEADING DATE 3A-like encodes MPISMDPLVLGRIIGDILDPFTSSVSLRVVYNNQSSVINSCEFKPSQIVNKPRINIRGNDLGIFYTLIMVNPDAPSPSDPHMKEYLHWLVTNIPASTGATTGEEIVEYESPRPTSGIHRIAFVLFRQFDRQIVHAPRWRQNFNTRDFAEVYNLGSPVAAVYFNCQREGGWGGRRR; translated from the exons ATGCCTATATCAATGGACCCCCTTGTTCTTGGACGTATAATAGGAGATATTTTGGATCCCTTCACGAGTTCTGTTTCTCTGAGGGTTGTTTATAACAACCAGTCATCGGTTATCAATAGTTGTGAGTTCAAACCTTCCCAAATCGTCAACAAACCAAGAATTAATATTCGTGGAAATGACCTAGGGATCTTTTACACTCTG ATAATGGTGAACCCCGATGCTCCTAGCCCAAGTGACCCACATATGAAGGAATATTTGCATTG GTTGGTAACCAATATTCCAGCATCTACAGGGGCAACCACTG GAGAAGAGATTGTGGAGTATGAAAGTCCACGACCAACTTCTGGGATTCATCGGATTGCTTTTGTGTTGTTTCGTCAATTTGATAGACAAATTGTGCATGCTCCAAGATGGCGCCAAAATTTCAACACTAGAGATTTTGCTGAGGTTTACAACCTTGGATCACCAGTTGCTGCTGTGTATTTCAACTGTCAACGTGAAGGTGGTTGGGGTGGACGAAGGAGATGA
- the LOC114424659 gene encoding protein HEADING DATE 3A-like gives MAITTNPLVVGRVIGDVLEPFASSIPLRVVYNNNKEVINSGELKPSQIINPPRVEVGGDDLRTLYTLVMVDPDAPSPSDPNMREYLHWLVTNIPATTSASFGQEVVSYESPRPTSGIHRFIFVLFRQPRRMSIPAPGWRQNFITRDFAEYYNLGLPVAAVYFNCQRQGGSGGRRLML, from the exons ATGGCTATTACAACGAACCCTCTTGTTGTTGGACGTGTAATAGGAGATGTTCTGGAGCCATTTGCAAGTTCTATCCCTTTGAGAGTTGTTTACAACAATAACAAAGAAGTCATCAACAGTGGAGAGCTCAAACCCTCCCAAATAATCAACCCTCCACGAGTTGAGGTTGGTGGTGATGACCTCAGGACCCTCTACACtctg GTCATGGTGGACCCTGATGCACCCAGCCCAAGTGACCCAAATATGAGGGAATATCTGCACTG GTTGGTAACCAATATTCCAGCGACTACAAGTGCAAGCTTTG GACAAGAGGTTGTGAGCTATGAAAGTCCACGACCAACATCAGGGATTCATCGTTTCATATTTGTGTTGTTTCGTCAACCGAGAAGAATGTCTATACCTGCTCCAGGATGGCGCCAAAATTTCATCACTAGAGATTTTGCAGAGTATTATAATCTTGGCTTACCAGTTGCTGCTGTGTATTTCAATTGTCAACGACAAGGTGGTTCTGGGGGAAGGAGGCTaatgttataa
- the LOC114422195 gene encoding protein HEADING DATE 3A-like has translation MACMGNVGKITPQQYSLLQYLTLTHRVTNIPRTNFGEEVVSYEDARLMMGFIFLSYHRQTIYAPGCSQNFNTSGSGLLQLKPSI, from the exons ATGGCTTGCATGGGCAACGTGGGCAAAATCACACCCCAGCAATATTCTCTTCTTCAATATCTTACACTCACACACAG GGTAACCAATATTCCAAGAACAAACTTCG GTGAAGAGGTTGTGAGCTATGAGGATGCACGACTGATGATGGGATTCATCTTTCTTTCATACCATAGACAAACTATATATGCTCCAGGATGTAGTCAAAATTTCAATACTAGTGGCAGCGGTCTACTTCAACTTAAACCCTCAATTTGA